The following are from one region of the Amycolatopsis sp. QT-25 genome:
- a CDS encoding TauD/TfdA family dioxygenase: MTAVPSVSPANDPSGQERALPFVVTPGQGEAKDVASLPARRTAIRDRLLEHGAVLLRGFDVDDVDGFDTTVRALAGPPLTYQERSSPRSTIKGQVYTSTDYPEAEEIFLHNENSYQAAWPLSLFFYCVRPPDTLGATPLADTRRILAAIDPAVRAEFEARGWMVTRNFTDSFGLPWQQTFNTTDRDEVTAYCARNGVETEWLDRNGLRTRARRQAVHRHPVTGEAVWFNHLTFFHVTTLAEDVCAGLRAMLAEEDLPTNTYYGDGGTIPDEVVAHLRDCYRTASRRFDWQRGDVLMVDNMLSSHGREPFTGPRKIAVAMAEPSTGENGR, from the coding sequence ATGACCGCTGTACCGTCCGTCTCCCCGGCAAACGACCCGTCCGGGCAGGAACGCGCGCTGCCCTTCGTGGTGACTCCCGGCCAAGGCGAGGCCAAGGACGTCGCCTCACTCCCGGCCCGCCGCACCGCGATCCGGGACCGGCTGCTCGAACACGGCGCCGTGTTGCTGCGCGGGTTCGACGTCGACGACGTCGACGGGTTCGACACCACCGTCCGCGCGCTGGCGGGCCCGCCGCTGACCTATCAGGAGCGTTCCTCGCCCCGCAGCACGATCAAGGGGCAGGTGTACACCTCGACGGACTACCCGGAAGCCGAGGAGATCTTCCTGCACAACGAGAACTCCTACCAGGCCGCCTGGCCGCTGAGCCTGTTCTTCTACTGCGTGCGGCCTCCGGACACCCTCGGCGCGACGCCGCTCGCCGACACCCGGCGGATCCTCGCGGCGATCGACCCCGCCGTACGGGCGGAGTTCGAGGCCAGGGGCTGGATGGTGACACGGAACTTCACCGACTCGTTCGGGTTGCCGTGGCAGCAGACGTTCAACACCACCGACCGCGACGAGGTCACGGCCTACTGCGCGCGCAACGGTGTCGAGACCGAGTGGCTCGACCGGAACGGGCTGCGCACCAGGGCCCGGCGCCAGGCCGTGCACCGGCACCCGGTCACGGGCGAGGCCGTGTGGTTCAACCACCTCACGTTCTTCCACGTCACCACGCTGGCCGAGGACGTCTGCGCCGGGTTGCGCGCCATGCTCGCCGAGGAAGACCTGCCGACCAACACCTACTACGGCGACGGGGGCACCATCCCCGACGAGGTCGTGGCTCACCTGCGGGACTGCTATCGGACCGCGTCCCGGCGCTTCGACTGGCAGCGCGGCGACGTGCTGATGGTCGACAACATGCTCTCCTCGCACGGCCGTGAACCGTTCACCGGTCCCCGGAAGATCGCCGTGGCCATGGCCGAACCCTCGACCGGCGAAAACGGTCGGTAG